Proteins found in one Triticum urartu cultivar G1812 chromosome 4, Tu2.1, whole genome shotgun sequence genomic segment:
- the LOC125551714 gene encoding uroporphyrinogen decarboxylase isoform X1, translating to MATACPPLSLPSTSLLRKTTRAGPARQPLPSVRCSAVGGFILTGGVSEAVAEAAVAGTAEEPLLVSAIKGKKVERPPVWLMRQAGRYMKSYQNLCEKYPLFRERSENVDLVVEISLQPWKVFKPDGVILFSDILTPLPGMNIPFDIVKGKGPVIYDPLRTAAAVNEVREFVPEEWVPYVGQALNLLRGEVKNEAAVLGFVGAPFTLASYCVEGGSSKNFSKIKRMAFAEPAILHNLLQKFTTSMASYIKYQADNGAQAVQIFDSWATELSPVDFEEFSLPYLKQIVDSVKETHPDLPLILYASGSGGLLERLPLTGVDVVSLDWTVDMAEGRKRLGSNIAVQGNVDPGVLFGSKEFITKRIYDTVQKAGSEGHVLNLGHGIKVGTPEENVAHFFEVAKGIRY from the exons ATGGCGACCGCCTGCCCGCCCCTCTCGCTGCCGTCCACTTCCCTCCTCCGCAAGACAACCCGCGCCGGCCCCGCCCGCCAGCCGCTCCCCTCCGTCCGCTGCAGCGCCGTCGGAG GGTTTATTTTGACTGGGGGTGTTTCAGAGGCTGTCGCGGAGGCGGCTGTGGCCGGGACGGCGGAGGAACCGCTGCTGGTGAGCGCAATCAAGGGGAAGAAGGTGGAGAGGCCGCCTGTCTGGCTCATGAGGCAGGCCGGGAGGTACATGAAG AGCTATCAAAATCTCTGCGAGAAATATCCTTTGTTCCGTGAAAGATCAGAAAATGTTGACCTTGTTGTTGAGATCTCTCTGCAGCCATGGAAGGTTTTCAAGCCTGATGGA GTTATCTTGTTCTCAGATATCCTTACTCCACTTCCTGGGATGAATATACCTTTTGACATTGTGAAAGGAAAAGGTCCAGTGATATATGATCCCTTAAGAACAGCAGCGGCTGTGAACGAAGTCAGGGAATTCGTTCCAGAGGAGTGGGTCCCTTATGTAGGACAGGCTTTAAATTTGCTGCGAGGAGAG GTTAAGAATGAAGCTGCTGTGCTTGGTTTTGTTGGAGCCCCCTTTACCTTGGCATCTTATTGCGTGGAGGGAGGTTCATCCAAGAATTTCTCGAAGATTAAGAGAATGGCCTTCGCAGAACCAGCG ATTCTACATAATTTGCTACAGAAGTTTACAACTTCCATGGCTAGCTACATTAAATACCAAGCTGACAATGGCGCCCAGGCTGTCCAAATTTTTGACTCGTGGGCTACAGAACTCAGTCCAGTTGATTTTGAGGAATTCAGCTTGCCATATCTTAAGCAAATCGTGGATTCTGTTAAGGAAACACATCCTGACTTACCTCTGATATTATATGCAAGCGGATCTGGTGGATTGCTGGAAAGGCTTCCGTTGACAGGTGTTGATGTTGTTAGTTTGGACTGGACGGTTGATATGGCCGAGGGTAGGAAACGATTGGGATCCAACATAGCAGTTCAAGGAAATGTGGACCCTGGTGTTCTTTTTGGATCCAAAGAGTTCATAACCAAGCGGATTTACGACACCGTGCAGAAGGCTGGTAGTGAAGGACATGTGTTGAACCTTGGTCATGGCATTAAGGTGGGGACTCCCGAGGAAAATGTTGCCCATTTCTTTGAGGTCGCAAAGGGGATCAGATACTGA
- the LOC125551714 gene encoding uroporphyrinogen decarboxylase isoform X2: MATACPPLSLPSTSLLRKTTRAGPARQPLPSVRCSAVGEAVAEAAVAGTAEEPLLVSAIKGKKVERPPVWLMRQAGRYMKSYQNLCEKYPLFRERSENVDLVVEISLQPWKVFKPDGVILFSDILTPLPGMNIPFDIVKGKGPVIYDPLRTAAAVNEVREFVPEEWVPYVGQALNLLRGEVKNEAAVLGFVGAPFTLASYCVEGGSSKNFSKIKRMAFAEPAILHNLLQKFTTSMASYIKYQADNGAQAVQIFDSWATELSPVDFEEFSLPYLKQIVDSVKETHPDLPLILYASGSGGLLERLPLTGVDVVSLDWTVDMAEGRKRLGSNIAVQGNVDPGVLFGSKEFITKRIYDTVQKAGSEGHVLNLGHGIKVGTPEENVAHFFEVAKGIRY; this comes from the exons ATGGCGACCGCCTGCCCGCCCCTCTCGCTGCCGTCCACTTCCCTCCTCCGCAAGACAACCCGCGCCGGCCCCGCCCGCCAGCCGCTCCCCTCCGTCCGCTGCAGCGCCGTCGGAG AGGCTGTCGCGGAGGCGGCTGTGGCCGGGACGGCGGAGGAACCGCTGCTGGTGAGCGCAATCAAGGGGAAGAAGGTGGAGAGGCCGCCTGTCTGGCTCATGAGGCAGGCCGGGAGGTACATGAAG AGCTATCAAAATCTCTGCGAGAAATATCCTTTGTTCCGTGAAAGATCAGAAAATGTTGACCTTGTTGTTGAGATCTCTCTGCAGCCATGGAAGGTTTTCAAGCCTGATGGA GTTATCTTGTTCTCAGATATCCTTACTCCACTTCCTGGGATGAATATACCTTTTGACATTGTGAAAGGAAAAGGTCCAGTGATATATGATCCCTTAAGAACAGCAGCGGCTGTGAACGAAGTCAGGGAATTCGTTCCAGAGGAGTGGGTCCCTTATGTAGGACAGGCTTTAAATTTGCTGCGAGGAGAG GTTAAGAATGAAGCTGCTGTGCTTGGTTTTGTTGGAGCCCCCTTTACCTTGGCATCTTATTGCGTGGAGGGAGGTTCATCCAAGAATTTCTCGAAGATTAAGAGAATGGCCTTCGCAGAACCAGCG ATTCTACATAATTTGCTACAGAAGTTTACAACTTCCATGGCTAGCTACATTAAATACCAAGCTGACAATGGCGCCCAGGCTGTCCAAATTTTTGACTCGTGGGCTACAGAACTCAGTCCAGTTGATTTTGAGGAATTCAGCTTGCCATATCTTAAGCAAATCGTGGATTCTGTTAAGGAAACACATCCTGACTTACCTCTGATATTATATGCAAGCGGATCTGGTGGATTGCTGGAAAGGCTTCCGTTGACAGGTGTTGATGTTGTTAGTTTGGACTGGACGGTTGATATGGCCGAGGGTAGGAAACGATTGGGATCCAACATAGCAGTTCAAGGAAATGTGGACCCTGGTGTTCTTTTTGGATCCAAAGAGTTCATAACCAAGCGGATTTACGACACCGTGCAGAAGGCTGGTAGTGAAGGACATGTGTTGAACCTTGGTCATGGCATTAAGGTGGGGACTCCCGAGGAAAATGTTGCCCATTTCTTTGAGGTCGCAAAGGGGATCAGATACTGA